Proteins encoded by one window of Dokdonella sp.:
- a CDS encoding threonine/serine exporter family protein has protein sequence MSGTAPLTTRIEFVVELARRLHEYGTAAPRLEAAISLVAQRLDLACDVLSTPTSIVMSFADRARGRRPLAEITQVVRASPGEVNLKRLCIVDEIADRVIDGSLDLVEGYRRLLQIGETPQSRLSRFASVVAYGIASACVAAILLTGWAGVATAAVIGLAIGATSVLAQRRPNIAAAFEAISALVATLAAIFIATHIVPIQVKSVVIASLIVLLPGMSLTTAVRELSSQHLISGTARMAGAMTTLLKLAFGTAAAVQLCTLIGWVPMQTPAPAVPVWLEWVVVPISGLAFAITFRSPLRHYPIVIAAVIVGYICTRAGGAYVSAAFGVFLGGLVLGASSNVFARMFSRPGALIREPGIILLVPGSVGFRTMSFVFERDVLLGLDTGITLMTLLIALVAGLLFGDLLVPPRRKL, from the coding sequence ATGAGCGGCACCGCGCCACTGACCACGCGCATCGAGTTCGTCGTCGAACTTGCGCGTCGCCTGCACGAGTACGGCACCGCAGCGCCGCGTCTCGAGGCGGCGATCAGTCTCGTCGCCCAGCGTCTCGACCTCGCTTGCGACGTGCTGTCGACGCCGACGTCGATCGTCATGTCCTTCGCCGATCGCGCACGCGGGCGCAGGCCACTCGCCGAGATCACCCAGGTCGTGCGCGCCTCACCGGGCGAGGTCAACCTCAAGCGCCTGTGCATCGTCGACGAGATCGCCGACCGCGTCATCGACGGCAGCCTCGACCTCGTCGAAGGCTACCGGCGCCTGCTGCAGATCGGCGAGACGCCACAATCGCGGCTGTCGCGCTTTGCCAGCGTCGTCGCCTACGGCATCGCTTCGGCATGTGTGGCGGCGATCCTGCTGACCGGCTGGGCCGGCGTGGCGACCGCCGCGGTCATCGGCCTCGCCATCGGCGCGACGTCGGTGCTGGCCCAGCGACGCCCGAACATCGCCGCGGCATTCGAGGCGATCTCCGCACTCGTCGCCACGCTCGCGGCGATCTTCATCGCCACGCACATCGTGCCCATCCAGGTGAAGTCGGTGGTGATCGCCAGCCTGATCGTGCTGTTGCCGGGCATGAGCCTGACCACCGCGGTGCGCGAGCTGTCGAGCCAGCATCTGATTTCCGGCACCGCGCGCATGGCCGGCGCGATGACGACCTTGCTGAAACTCGCCTTCGGCACCGCCGCGGCGGTGCAACTGTGCACACTGATCGGCTGGGTGCCGATGCAGACCCCTGCGCCGGCCGTGCCGGTCTGGCTCGAATGGGTCGTCGTGCCGATCTCGGGGCTCGCATTCGCGATCACCTTCCGCAGTCCGCTGCGCCACTATCCGATCGTCATCGCGGCGGTGATCGTCGGCTACATCTGCACGCGCGCCGGTGGCGCCTACGTATCGGCCGCATTCGGCGTGTTCCTCGGCGGCCTCGTGCTCGGCGCATCGAGCAACGTATTCGCCCGCATGTTCAGCCGCCCCGGTGCGTTGATCCGCGAACCCGGCATCATCCTGCTCGTCCCTGGCAGCGTCGGTTTCCGCACCATGAGCTTCGTGTTCGAGCGTGACGTCCTGCTCGGCCTCGATACCGGCATCACCTTGATGACCCTGCTCATCGCCCTCGTCGCCGGTCTGTTGTTCGGCGATCTGCTGGTGCCGCCGAGGCGGAAGTTGTAG
- a CDS encoding MlaE family lipid ABC transporter permease subunit has product MDTASATLNGDGTRVVARGDWTLVEVARLAGLAAQLKRQAVSGLAVDARALGRIDTAGASVLLDLVDGDVARIEAPPPAAARLIARVASAYQAESPPARPTNGLAERVARIGLAVETLGRDARALVGFIGLVLSTGLRGLLQPRRWRPTSTVFHIEQTGFDALPIVALLCFLVGAVVAFLGATVLEEFGASIYTVELVGYSFLREFGVLLTAIMVAGRSGSAFTAQIGSMKAREEVDAIRTLGLDPIDVLVMPRILALLVSLPILTLVGMLAGILGGAAVCTFALDVSPTMFFTRLHETTEVRHFWVGMSKAPVFAFLIAAIGCLEGFKVSGSAESVGTHTTSSVVQSIFVVILVDALAAIFFMEIEL; this is encoded by the coding sequence GTGGACACAGCTTCGGCAACCCTCAACGGAGACGGCACGCGCGTGGTCGCCCGCGGCGACTGGACGCTGGTCGAGGTCGCGCGGCTGGCCGGGCTGGCGGCGCAGCTCAAGCGCCAGGCCGTGAGCGGGCTCGCGGTCGACGCGCGGGCGCTCGGCCGCATCGATACGGCGGGTGCGAGCGTGCTGCTCGACCTGGTCGATGGCGATGTCGCACGCATCGAGGCGCCACCGCCTGCCGCGGCACGCCTGATCGCCCGCGTGGCGAGCGCATACCAGGCCGAATCGCCCCCGGCGCGACCGACGAACGGACTTGCCGAGCGCGTCGCCCGCATCGGCCTTGCCGTGGAAACGCTCGGGCGCGACGCTCGTGCCCTGGTCGGTTTCATCGGCCTGGTCCTGTCGACCGGCCTGCGCGGCCTGCTCCAGCCGCGCCGCTGGCGGCCGACCTCGACCGTGTTCCACATCGAGCAGACCGGCTTCGACGCGCTGCCGATCGTTGCCCTGCTCTGCTTCCTGGTCGGCGCCGTGGTCGCCTTCCTCGGCGCAACCGTGCTCGAGGAATTCGGCGCCAGCATCTACACGGTCGAGCTGGTCGGCTATTCGTTCCTGCGCGAGTTCGGCGTGCTGCTTACCGCGATCATGGTCGCTGGGCGCTCCGGCAGTGCGTTCACCGCGCAGATCGGCTCGATGAAGGCGCGTGAGGAAGTCGACGCGATCCGCACGCTCGGCCTCGACCCGATCGACGTGCTGGTGATGCCGCGCATCCTCGCCCTGCTCGTCTCGCTGCCGATACTGACCCTGGTCGGCATGCTTGCCGGCATCCTCGGCGGCGCAGCCGTCTGCACGTTTGCCCTCGACGTTTCGCCGACCATGTTCTTCACCCGACTGCACGAGACCACCGAGGTGCGCCACTTCTGGGTCGGCATGTCGAAGGCGCCGGTGTTCGCTTTCCTGATCGCCGCCATCGGTTGCCTGGAAGGTTTCAAGGTGTCCGGCAGCGCCGAATCGGTCGGTACGCACACCACCTCGAGCGTGGTGCAATCAATCTTCGTGGTCATCCTCGTCGATGCGCTGGCCGCGATCTTCTTCATGGAGATCGAACTGTGA
- a CDS encoding ATP-binding cassette domain-containing protein, producing the protein MNAVEPVIRIRGLRNQFGTQVVHENLDLDVHRGEIIGVVGGSGSGKSVLMRAIIGLGHPAAGSIRLFGEEVTTLDDAGRSALERRCGVLFQNGALFSSLTVAENVAVPLVEHHGLDRTIVTRLAALKIALAGLPAEAGAKYPAQLSGGMVKRAALARALALDPDILFLDEPTAGLDPIGAAAFDRLILTLRDALGLTVFIITHDLDTLYAICDRVAVLAQKRILVADTLDVVERCDDAWVRDYFQGPRGRAARHAAVVAAAPTT; encoded by the coding sequence GTGAACGCCGTCGAGCCGGTCATCCGCATCCGCGGCCTGCGCAACCAGTTCGGCACGCAGGTCGTGCACGAGAACCTCGACCTCGACGTGCACCGCGGCGAGATCATCGGCGTGGTCGGTGGCTCGGGCTCCGGGAAGTCCGTGCTCATGCGCGCGATCATCGGCCTCGGCCATCCGGCTGCCGGCAGCATCCGCCTGTTCGGCGAAGAAGTGACGACGCTCGACGACGCCGGGCGCAGCGCGCTCGAACGCCGCTGCGGCGTGCTGTTCCAGAACGGCGCGCTGTTCTCGTCGCTGACCGTGGCCGAGAACGTTGCCGTACCGCTGGTCGAGCACCACGGCCTCGACCGCACGATCGTCACACGCCTGGCCGCCCTCAAGATCGCCCTCGCCGGCCTGCCCGCCGAGGCCGGCGCCAAGTACCCGGCGCAGCTTTCCGGCGGCATGGTGAAACGCGCCGCGCTGGCACGCGCGCTTGCGCTCGATCCGGACATCCTGTTCCTCGACGAGCCGACCGCCGGCCTCGACCCGATCGGTGCCGCCGCGTTCGATCGCCTGATCCTGACCCTGCGTGACGCGCTCGGCCTGACCGTGTTCATCATCACCCACGACCTCGACACGCTGTACGCGATCTGCGACCGTGTCGCCGTGCTCGCGCAGAAGCGCATCCTCGTCGCCGACACGCTCGACGTGGTCGAGCGTTGCGACGACGCCTGGGTACGGGATTACTTCCAGGGCCCGCGCGGCCGCGCCGCACGGCACGCGGCCGTGGTCGCAGCGGCACCGACCACCTGA
- a CDS encoding MlaD family protein, translating to METRAHHFLIGSFAILAFLLGLGFVLWLSKTGSEREFRYYDVVFTEAVTGLSKGGLVQYNGIKVGEVAQLSLDPKDPRKVIARVRLDASAPVKKDTVAKLGLLGVTGTAFIQLSGGTPSSPRLEATSERPIPLIAAEESALARLLASGEDIVVSVNEALLRVGQLLSAENVQHVSTTLANIDELVATVSSQRDNLGEAVAQLADASKELKGTLHTLNQMAGTTNQLVRDEARAVLQSTDKAIASIERVAVSTESMLEENRAALSSFSEQGLRQVAPTLAELRETLQAYKQLGEQLGNSNSLLLGRDQPREYKPR from the coding sequence ATGGAAACCCGCGCCCACCACTTTTTGATCGGCAGCTTCGCCATCCTCGCCTTTCTGCTCGGCCTCGGTTTCGTGCTGTGGCTGTCGAAGACCGGTTCCGAACGCGAGTTCCGCTATTACGACGTCGTCTTCACCGAGGCCGTCACCGGCCTCTCCAAGGGCGGACTCGTGCAGTACAACGGCATCAAGGTCGGTGAGGTCGCGCAGTTGTCGCTCGATCCGAAGGACCCGCGCAAGGTGATCGCGCGCGTGCGCCTCGACGCCAGCGCGCCGGTCAAGAAGGACACCGTCGCCAAACTCGGTCTGCTCGGCGTGACCGGCACCGCCTTCATCCAGTTGAGTGGTGGCACGCCGTCAAGCCCGCGCCTGGAGGCAACCAGCGAAAGACCGATCCCGCTGATCGCAGCCGAAGAATCGGCGCTGGCCAGGCTGTTGGCCTCGGGCGAAGACATCGTGGTCAGCGTCAACGAGGCCCTGTTGCGCGTCGGCCAATTGCTGTCGGCCGAGAACGTGCAGCACGTCTCCACTACCCTGGCCAACATCGACGAGCTCGTCGCCACCGTATCCAGCCAACGCGACAACCTCGGCGAGGCCGTCGCCCAACTCGCCGACGCCAGCAAGGAACTCAAGGGCACGTTGCACACGCTCAACCAAATGGCCGGCACGACCAATCAGCTCGTGCGCGACGAGGCACGCGCGGTGTTGCAGTCGACCGACAAGGCGATCGCCTCGATCGAGCGCGTCGCAGTTTCCACCGAGAGCATGCTCGAGGAAAACCGCGCCGCGCTGTCGAGCTTCAGCGAGCAAGGCCTGCGTCAGGTCGCGCCGACCCTGGCCGAGCTGCGCGAGACCCTGCAGGCCTACAAGCAGCTCGGTGAACAGCTCGGCAATTCGAACTCGCTGCTGCTCGGCCGCGACCAACCGAGGGAGTACAAGCCGCGATGA
- a CDS encoding ABC-type transport auxiliary lipoprotein family protein yields MRPFTIVALATLLAGCSALGGKHTPFSIHSPKLSPFAPAATTPVDWQLQIALPQASSALDSPRIAVMPHPGVLEVYPAARWRDPAPRLLRSLVVEAFDLSGRVGGVSGANVGLSADYALAIDLRDFQAEVGRDGTRAAIRLQARLFDLRGNRIVATRAFDETAAAANSDVGNVVAAFETALAQLMPELVNWTITSGNAAWAEMANNASP; encoded by the coding sequence ATGCGTCCGTTCACGATCGTTGCCCTGGCCACACTGCTTGCCGGGTGTTCGGCACTGGGGGGCAAGCACACGCCGTTCTCGATCCACTCACCCAAGCTGTCGCCGTTTGCCCCGGCGGCCACCACGCCGGTCGACTGGCAGTTGCAGATCGCCCTGCCGCAGGCGAGCAGCGCGCTCGACAGCCCGCGCATCGCGGTGATGCCGCACCCGGGCGTGCTCGAGGTCTACCCGGCCGCGCGCTGGCGCGATCCGGCGCCACGCCTGTTGCGCAGCCTCGTCGTCGAGGCCTTCGATCTTTCCGGCCGCGTTGGCGGTGTCAGCGGCGCCAACGTCGGCCTCAGCGCCGACTACGCGCTGGCGATCGACCTCCGCGACTTCCAGGCCGAAGTCGGCCGCGACGGCACGCGCGCCGCGATCCGCCTGCAGGCCCGACTGTTCGACCTGCGCGGCAACCGCATCGTCGCCACGCGCGCCTTCGACGAAACCGCGGCGGCCGCGAACAGCGACGTCGGCAACGTGGTTGCCGCCTTCGAAACCGCACTCGCCCAGCTGATGCCCGAACTGGTGAACTGGACCATCACCAGCGGCAATGCGGCGTGGGCAGAAATGGCGAACAACGCATCCCCGTAG
- a CDS encoding amidase translates to MNDHDQPLADARLRGASAFQLLHWMAAGRLDARRLATLHAEAIARENPRLRAFTALAPDVMQDAAASDARRRAQGPIGRLDGLTVAVKDNIDVAGLPTALGLGTRARSVERDAGVVARLRAAGAVILGKTSLDEGTLGSAGITAPGGAIAHPQRADIVAGGSSAGSAVAVATGQCAFAIGTDTLGSTRIPASHCGVFGLRPTPGEIAMRGVVKSARRLDSVGLLARSVQDLALVLQVLNAYDPDDPRSRRRRIALAPPDWEPGRLRSGCIADLGAIGVAPAVQAVFARALDTLGRELGERSRIDTAGYDFTRMRRAGLLVMEAELALELAEDLADEARGPSPRLRALLGYAQARSAVDYAAADRMIDRAVVLARRLFEAIDVLVLPSVPHGPYAIAEGERANDADLTAFASLAGCPAISLPMGTLDDGLPVGLQLVGAPGSDLRLIDLAEVCAARLDAAPVYPLAPA, encoded by the coding sequence ATGAACGATCACGACCAACCGCTGGCCGATGCGCGACTGCGTGGCGCCAGTGCTTTCCAGTTGCTGCACTGGATGGCTGCCGGGCGCCTCGACGCGCGCCGGCTCGCCACCCTGCATGCCGAGGCGATCGCGCGCGAGAACCCGCGTCTGCGCGCGTTCACCGCGCTTGCCCCCGATGTCATGCAGGACGCTGCGGCCAGCGATGCGCGGCGCCGGGCGCAAGGCCCGATCGGTCGTCTCGACGGCCTGACCGTGGCGGTGAAGGACAATATCGACGTCGCCGGCCTGCCGACCGCGCTCGGCCTGGGCACGCGCGCGCGGTCGGTTGAGCGCGACGCTGGCGTGGTTGCGCGCCTGCGTGCGGCTGGTGCGGTGATCCTCGGCAAGACGTCGCTTGACGAAGGCACGCTCGGTTCGGCCGGCATCACCGCGCCGGGCGGCGCGATCGCGCATCCGCAGCGTGCTGACATCGTCGCCGGCGGTTCATCGGCGGGTTCGGCGGTTGCCGTCGCTACTGGCCAGTGCGCCTTCGCGATCGGCACCGACACGCTCGGTTCGACGCGCATCCCGGCCAGCCACTGCGGCGTGTTCGGCCTGCGCCCGACACCCGGCGAGATCGCCATGCGCGGCGTGGTCAAGAGCGCGCGCCGGCTCGACAGCGTCGGCTTGCTCGCGCGCTCGGTGCAGGATCTCGCCCTCGTTCTGCAGGTTCTCAATGCCTACGACCCCGACGATCCGCGCTCGCGCCGGCGCCGCATCGCCCTGGCACCGCCGGATTGGGAGCCGGGTCGCCTGCGCAGCGGCTGCATCGCCGACCTCGGCGCGATCGGTGTCGCACCTGCCGTGCAGGCCGTGTTCGCGCGCGCGCTCGACACGCTCGGACGCGAACTTGGCGAGCGCAGCCGCATCGACACGGCGGGCTACGACTTCACCCGCATGCGTCGTGCCGGCTTGCTCGTCATGGAAGCCGAACTGGCTCTGGAACTCGCCGAGGACCTCGCCGACGAGGCACGCGGCCCGTCACCGCGCCTGCGTGCATTGCTCGGCTATGCACAGGCGCGTAGTGCGGTCGACTACGCCGCTGCGGATCGCATGATCGATCGCGCCGTCGTGCTTGCGCGCCGCCTGTTCGAGGCCATCGATGTGCTCGTGCTGCCGAGCGTACCGCATGGGCCGTATGCGATCGCCGAAGGGGAGCGGGCGAACGATGCCGATCTCACCGCCTTTGCCAGCCTGGCCGGTTGCCCGGCGATCAGCCTGCCGATGGGGACACTCGACGACGGCTTGCCGGTCGGCCTGCAATTGGTCGGCGCACCGGGTTCGGACCTGCGCCTGATCGACCTTGCCGAGGTCTGCGCAGCGCGTCTCGATGCCGCGCCGGTGTATCCGCTTGCGCCGGCGTAG
- a CDS encoding electron transfer flavoprotein-ubiquinone oxidoreductase has protein sequence MSERETMEYDVITVGAGPAGLAFAIRLKQLKPDIRVCVIEKASTIGAQVLSGAVIEPEPLNELLPEWGANPPSPCVAATKDEFWWLRDATRALKSPLVPPQMHNHGNFIVSLGALCAWLAPQAEALGVDVFPGFAASEAVFDEAGAVRGVRIGDMGVARDGSQKPSYTQGIDIVAPVTVLAEGCRGSISKQLIRKYRLDADRDPQTYGIGMKELWQVPAGRVEPGKIMHTLGWPLDAATYGGSFLYHLDQDRIAVGFVAGLDYPDPKFTPFEAFQQLKNHALIKPLLEGGQILSAGARALVEGGLQSLPKVEMPGALLIGDSAGLVNVPKIKGTHQALRSGMLAAEHVAEHGTSTGWDARLRDSVVAKELRKVRNIRPGFNKGLWFGLANAAWETATAGHSPWTLKNHADHSALKRVDEYESPDRHWTERTLPPRDRLASVYFAATEHDEDQPVHLHVADTNICITRCVAEYANPCTRFCPAGVYEIVEDEAGKRLQINAANCVHCKTCDIKDPYQIITWVTPEGGSGPNYQGL, from the coding sequence ATGAGCGAGCGCGAAACCATGGAGTACGACGTCATCACGGTCGGCGCCGGTCCGGCCGGACTGGCGTTCGCGATCCGCCTCAAGCAGCTCAAGCCCGACATCCGCGTCTGCGTGATCGAGAAGGCGTCGACGATCGGCGCACAGGTGCTGTCCGGCGCGGTCATCGAGCCGGAACCGCTGAATGAACTGCTGCCCGAATGGGGCGCGAATCCACCGTCACCCTGCGTGGCGGCGACGAAGGACGAGTTCTGGTGGCTGCGTGACGCCACGCGCGCGCTGAAATCGCCGCTGGTGCCGCCACAGATGCACAACCACGGCAACTTCATCGTTTCGCTCGGCGCGCTGTGCGCCTGGCTCGCGCCACAGGCCGAGGCACTCGGGGTCGACGTGTTCCCCGGCTTCGCCGCCAGCGAGGCCGTGTTCGACGAAGCCGGCGCGGTGCGCGGCGTGCGCATCGGCGACATGGGCGTGGCCCGCGACGGTTCGCAGAAGCCTTCGTACACCCAGGGCATCGACATCGTCGCACCGGTGACCGTGCTTGCCGAAGGCTGTCGCGGCAGCATCAGCAAGCAGCTCATCCGCAAGTACCGCCTCGATGCCGACCGCGATCCGCAGACCTACGGCATCGGCATGAAGGAACTCTGGCAGGTGCCGGCCGGACGGGTCGAGCCCGGCAAGATCATGCACACGCTCGGTTGGCCGCTCGATGCGGCGACCTACGGTGGCAGCTTTCTCTATCACCTCGACCAGGACCGCATCGCGGTCGGCTTCGTCGCCGGGCTCGATTATCCCGACCCGAAATTCACGCCGTTCGAGGCCTTCCAGCAGCTCAAGAACCATGCCCTGATCAAGCCTCTGCTCGAAGGCGGCCAGATCCTTTCGGCCGGAGCGCGCGCGCTCGTCGAGGGCGGCCTGCAATCGCTGCCGAAGGTCGAGATGCCGGGTGCCCTGCTGATTGGCGATTCCGCCGGCCTGGTCAACGTGCCGAAGATCAAGGGCACGCACCAGGCCCTGCGCTCGGGCATGCTCGCCGCCGAGCACGTCGCCGAACACGGCACGAGTACGGGCTGGGATGCAAGGCTGCGCGACTCGGTCGTGGCGAAGGAACTGCGCAAGGTGCGCAACATCCGCCCGGGCTTCAACAAGGGCCTGTGGTTCGGCCTCGCCAATGCCGCGTGGGAGACCGCGACCGCCGGCCACTCGCCGTGGACGCTGAAGAACCACGCCGACCATTCCGCCCTGAAGCGCGTCGACGAATACGAATCACCGGACCGCCACTGGACCGAACGCACGCTGCCGCCGCGCGACCGCCTCGCCAGCGTCTACTTTGCCGCCACCGAGCACGACGAGGACCAGCCCGTCCACCTGCACGTCGCCGATACCAACATCTGCATCACTCGCTGCGTCGCCGAGTACGCCAACCCGTGCACGCGCTTCTGTCCGGCCGGTGTCTACGAGATCGTCGAGGACGAGGCCGGCAAGCGCCTGCAGATCAACGCCGCCAACTGCGTGCACTGCAAGACCTGCGACATCAAGGACCCGTACCAGATCATCACCTGGGTCACCCCGGAAGGCGGCAGCGGGCCGAACTACCAGGGCCTTTGA
- a CDS encoding group III truncated hemoglobin — MPAHRLDEEGIAALVDRFYDKVRADAMLGAVFNPVVEDWPEHKRLLTSFWCSTVLRAGTYRGNPMAKHRPHAIGVEHFEHWLAMWGETAGEVLDAGSAAVMREYASRIGDGLRLGLGLPRSGQVRGLGIPVVGTPRSSQEHHG; from the coding sequence ATGCCCGCTCACCGACTCGACGAGGAAGGCATCGCCGCGCTCGTCGACCGCTTCTACGACAAGGTCCGTGCCGATGCGATGCTCGGTGCGGTGTTCAACCCGGTGGTCGAGGACTGGCCGGAGCACAAGCGCCTGCTGACCTCGTTCTGGTGCTCGACCGTGCTGCGCGCCGGCACCTATCGCGGCAACCCGATGGCCAAGCACCGGCCGCATGCGATCGGCGTCGAGCACTTCGAGCATTGGCTGGCGATGTGGGGCGAAACCGCGGGCGAGGTGCTCGACGCCGGGTCGGCGGCGGTCATGCGCGAATATGCCAGCCGCATCGGCGATGGCCTGCGCCTCGGCCTCGGCCTGCCGCGCTCGGGGCAGGTGCGCGGTCTGGGCATTCCCGTTGTCGGGACACCACGCTCGTCGCAGGAGCATCACGGCTGA
- a CDS encoding electron transfer flavoprotein subunit beta/FixA family protein codes for MKILVGYKRVVDYNVRIQVKPDGSGVVTEGVKQSANPFDDIALEEALRLREKGVASEVVVVTIGPADAQAHLRNGLAMGANRAIHVVTSDAIQPLTAARVLLKLVEKEQPDIVLLGKQAIDDDCNQTGQMLAALWDRPQATFASKVEVNGRAARVTREVDAGLETIEVDLPAVISADLRLNEPRFIKLPDIMKAKSKPLETIAFADLAVESGDHLTTTHYAPPAKRAKGVMVKDVAELVSALKAKGLV; via the coding sequence ATGAAGATCCTGGTCGGTTACAAGCGCGTCGTCGACTACAACGTGCGCATCCAGGTCAAGCCGGACGGCTCCGGCGTCGTCACCGAAGGCGTCAAACAATCGGCCAACCCGTTCGACGACATCGCCCTCGAGGAAGCGCTGCGCCTGCGTGAGAAGGGCGTCGCCAGCGAGGTCGTGGTCGTCACCATCGGTCCTGCCGACGCCCAGGCCCACCTGCGCAACGGCCTCGCCATGGGTGCCAACCGCGCCATCCACGTGGTCACCAGCGATGCAATCCAGCCGCTGACCGCCGCGCGCGTGCTGCTCAAGCTGGTCGAGAAGGAGCAACCGGACATCGTCCTTCTCGGCAAGCAGGCGATCGACGACGACTGCAACCAGACCGGCCAGATGCTCGCTGCGCTGTGGGACCGTCCGCAGGCGACCTTCGCCTCGAAGGTCGAGGTGAACGGCCGCGCCGCACGCGTCACGCGCGAGGTCGATGCCGGCCTCGAAACGATCGAGGTCGATCTGCCTGCCGTCATCAGCGCCGACCTGCGCCTGAATGAACCACGCTTCATCAAGCTGCCGGACATCATGAAGGCGAAATCCAAGCCGCTGGAGACGATCGCCTTCGCCGACCTCGCGGTCGAATCGGGAGATCACCTGACGACCACGCACTACGCACCACCGGCGAAGCGCGCCAAGGGCGTGATGGTCAAGGACGTCGCCGAACTCGTGTCCGCGCTCAAGGCGAAGGGGCTGGTCTGA
- a CDS encoding electron transfer flavoprotein subunit alpha/FixB family protein produces MAKVLIVAEHLDGKLNNSTARCVTCAQALGAEAVDVLVLAADPAGVAAEAAKVEGVAKVVTVARAENAHALAAVLAPQVVAVVSDGYSHVLAPSTTFGKDLMPRVAALLGVAQVSDIMAVESAHSFKRPIYAGNAIVTVEAPTGSVLVGTVRTASYAAAASTANAAAIEARTLDVAVPAHTRFVELAQGKSDRPDLQGASRVVSGGRALGSAENFAIIYALADKLGAAVGASRAAVDAGYVPSDLQVGQTGKIIAPELYFAVGISGAIQHLTGIKDAGTIVAINKDAEAPIFEIADFGLVGDLFKLVPELEQAL; encoded by the coding sequence ATGGCCAAGGTACTCATCGTCGCCGAACACCTCGACGGCAAGCTCAACAACAGCACCGCACGCTGCGTCACCTGCGCGCAGGCGCTCGGCGCCGAGGCGGTGGACGTGCTGGTGCTCGCCGCCGATCCGGCCGGCGTCGCCGCGGAAGCGGCAAAGGTCGAAGGTGTCGCAAAGGTCGTCACGGTCGCGCGCGCCGAGAATGCGCACGCACTCGCCGCAGTGCTCGCGCCGCAGGTCGTGGCGGTCGTCAGTGACGGCTACAGTCACGTGCTCGCGCCGTCGACCACCTTCGGCAAGGATCTCATGCCGCGCGTCGCCGCCCTGCTCGGCGTCGCCCAGGTCTCCGACATCATGGCGGTGGAGTCGGCGCACAGCTTCAAGCGCCCGATCTACGCCGGCAATGCGATCGTCACCGTCGAAGCACCGACCGGCAGCGTGCTCGTCGGCACCGTGCGTACGGCCTCGTACGCGGCCGCAGCCAGCACTGCGAACGCCGCAGCGATCGAAGCGCGCACGCTCGACGTCGCCGTGCCCGCACACACACGCTTCGTCGAACTCGCCCAGGGCAAGAGCGATCGCCCGGACCTGCAGGGCGCATCGCGTGTCGTCTCCGGCGGGCGCGCGCTCGGTTCAGCGGAGAACTTCGCCATCATCTACGCGCTTGCCGACAAGCTCGGCGCGGCGGTCGGCGCATCACGCGCCGCGGTGGACGCCGGTTACGTACCGAGCGATCTCCAGGTCGGCCAGACCGGCAAGATCATCGCCCCCGAGCTCTACTTCGCGGTCGGCATCTCCGGTGCGATCCAGCACCTCACCGGCATCAAGGACGCCGGCACGATCGTGGCGATCAACAAGGATGCCGAGGCGCCGATCTTCGAGATCGCCGACTTCGGCCTCGTCGGCGACCTGTTCAAGCTCGTGCCGGAGCTCGAGCAGGCACTGTAG